A single genomic interval of Stigmatella aurantiaca harbors:
- a CDS encoding dimethylarginine dimethylaminohydrolase family protein yields MKVGAVNWRRARAQHRLFRRALRAAGAHLLELPFVHGAYDCVFAKDNALLLEKHGQKRALLASPVFRQRQQEQQARARVLDRLGFDIFSPPPVAFEGGDLAMLPGGRGALLGYGQRSSRRAAVMLEIFLDAPVTPLELKDPHLYHLDTALHVLSDGTALVCPDAFTPAALRTLERTEGIRQVLSVPREEALGFGLNLVEVGATVFVGARTAWVQTLLRAQGRCPVELPLDQFHLAGGSAACLVSQLHPAGPAVSDARPRPTSRMRPEPSPDSGQGPSGFLQ; encoded by the coding sequence ATGAAGGTCGGCGCCGTCAACTGGCGCCGCGCCCGCGCCCAGCACCGGCTCTTCCGCCGCGCCCTGCGCGCCGCGGGCGCCCACTTGCTGGAGCTGCCCTTCGTGCACGGGGCCTATGACTGCGTCTTCGCCAAGGACAACGCCTTGCTCCTGGAGAAGCACGGCCAGAAGCGTGCCCTGCTGGCCTCCCCTGTCTTCCGCCAGCGCCAGCAGGAGCAACAGGCCCGGGCGCGCGTGCTGGACCGGCTCGGCTTCGACATCTTCAGCCCCCCGCCCGTGGCCTTCGAGGGGGGAGATCTCGCGATGCTGCCCGGCGGCCGGGGCGCGCTCCTGGGCTACGGCCAGCGCTCCTCCCGGCGCGCGGCGGTGATGCTGGAGATCTTCCTCGATGCGCCGGTGACGCCGCTGGAGCTGAAGGATCCGCACCTCTACCACCTGGACACCGCGCTGCACGTGCTGTCGGACGGCACCGCGCTGGTGTGCCCCGATGCCTTCACGCCCGCGGCGCTGCGCACCCTGGAGCGCACCGAGGGCATCCGCCAGGTGCTGAGCGTTCCGCGCGAGGAGGCGCTCGGCTTTGGCCTCAACCTGGTGGAGGTGGGCGCCACGGTGTTCGTGGGCGCGCGCACCGCCTGGGTGCAGACGCTGCTGCGCGCCCAGGGCCGCTGTCCGGTGGAGCTCCCCCTGGACCAGTTCCACCTCGCCGGGGGAAGCGCGGCGTGCCTCGTCTCCCAGCTCCACCCGGCAGGTCCGGCGGTGAGCGACGCACGGCCGCGGCCCACCTCGCGGATGCGCCCGGAGCCCTCGCCGGACTCCGGTCAGGGCCCGTCCGGGTTTCTCCAGTAG
- a CDS encoding iron-containing redox enzyme family protein, with amino-acid sequence MWEQREAGGEVKAGAGTRLEGQARELDPGLLHRLLLRFNRGRLNPSFPQEDWEADVMREARLRCLEGAFVEAAREAIAGWAAEAPEDPDAFVAWFEDLKQTGPGQGDLLFTWLAQEAPLEPFRWFLTQEVAGEAGFDDLVAMTQVKLPTRAKLELARNYWDEMGRGREDAMHGPMLEGLAQALDLHPTDEDTVWEAHALANLLVAFAANRRYTYHSVGALGAVELTAPGRALCVNEGLQRLGFGMPVRRYYALHSTLDVKHSEAWNKEVLRPLVAADPRVARPIAEGALMRLRAGALCFERYRKELGLTPKGD; translated from the coding sequence ATGTGGGAGCAGCGAGAGGCTGGGGGGGAGGTCAAGGCAGGAGCTGGCACCCGCCTCGAAGGGCAGGCAAGGGAGCTGGACCCGGGCCTGCTCCACCGGCTCCTGTTGCGCTTCAACCGGGGCCGGTTGAACCCGTCCTTTCCGCAGGAGGACTGGGAAGCCGATGTCATGCGGGAGGCCCGCTTGCGGTGCCTGGAAGGGGCCTTCGTGGAGGCCGCGCGCGAGGCCATCGCCGGGTGGGCCGCGGAAGCGCCGGAGGATCCGGATGCGTTCGTGGCCTGGTTCGAGGACCTGAAGCAGACGGGGCCGGGGCAGGGGGATCTGCTCTTCACGTGGCTCGCCCAGGAGGCGCCGCTGGAGCCGTTCCGCTGGTTCCTCACGCAGGAGGTGGCGGGCGAGGCGGGCTTCGATGATCTCGTGGCGATGACGCAGGTGAAGCTGCCCACGCGGGCGAAGCTGGAACTGGCGCGCAACTACTGGGACGAGATGGGGCGGGGCCGCGAGGACGCGATGCACGGGCCGATGCTGGAGGGGCTCGCCCAGGCGTTGGACCTGCACCCCACGGACGAGGACACGGTGTGGGAGGCACACGCGCTGGCGAACCTGCTGGTGGCCTTCGCGGCGAACCGCCGCTACACGTACCACTCGGTGGGCGCGCTCGGGGCGGTGGAGCTGACGGCCCCGGGCCGCGCGCTGTGCGTCAACGAGGGGCTCCAGCGGCTCGGGTTCGGCATGCCGGTGCGGCGCTACTACGCGCTGCACTCCACGCTGGACGTGAAGCACTCGGAGGCGTGGAACAAGGAGGTGCTCCGGCCGCTGGTGGCGGCGGACCCGCGCGTGGCACGCCCCATCGCGGAAGGTGCGCTGATGCGCCTCCGGGCCGGGGCCCTCTGCTTCGAGCGCTACCGAAAGGAACTGGGGCTCACGCCGAAGGGGGACTGA
- a CDS encoding carbohydrate-binding protein, with amino-acid sequence MKRGFPILMGLAVSAPAFAAGETAQVWLTRQDLSQALQPQGNVVFGADASAGQTTLYVDEKTTYQTLDGIGASLTDSSAWLIKNKLSAANQAAVMAKLFDPVNGIGVSWLRQPMGASDFSSRGNYSYDDMPAGQRDDTNLSRFTLAHDQQYIIPLVKQALSLNPNLKVMLSPWSAPGWMKANDSMNGGTLNTSAYGQFALYFAKTVKGYEAAGIPIYALTIQNEPLHQTSGYPTMYMTAAEANNFIKYNLGPTLANQGLKTKVLGYDHNWDQPGYVQTLYADASTYGYLAGSAWHFYGGNVETMSDIHYQYPEKDVYFTEGSSGTWHTNLFEANITNEINIFRNWAKTYTDWNIALDTNRGPTNGGCTTCSGLVTINQATGQASYTSTYYAMGHISKFVVPGAKRIASSGFTKGLFNVAFKNPDGSKSLIVYNQNGASTPFAVKWGNASFTYTLPATSIATFKWAGTQAGDTAIRSGDRLLASSYHEGRGVRLESTTDAGGGQAIGFTSSGSFLRFENVDLTNVTSVSARVANGGSNATLELRTDSPTGPLLGTVAANVTGGWQTWVTNTASLTGASGVKDLYVVFRGSTNLNWLQFGGGTSQPPTGNLLTNPGFEAGTLSGWSDWHPTTQAAAAHQVDSDTPRASSFKLTHYAGTAYQQTTHQAVSVPNGTYRASVWVRSGGGQTNLRLEASNHGGGTTLYSTDLKGTASPSTWTQLTLSNIPVTTGTVTIGIHSNAAAGNWAAFDDVELTRQ; translated from the coding sequence ATGAAGCGAGGCTTTCCCATCCTCATGGGCCTGGCCGTCAGCGCCCCTGCGTTCGCCGCCGGCGAAACGGCCCAGGTGTGGCTCACCCGGCAGGACCTGTCCCAGGCGCTGCAACCGCAGGGCAACGTGGTGTTCGGCGCGGATGCCAGCGCCGGGCAGACGACCCTCTACGTGGACGAGAAGACCACCTACCAGACGCTGGATGGCATCGGCGCGTCGCTGACCGACTCCTCGGCCTGGCTCATCAAGAACAAGCTGAGCGCGGCCAACCAGGCCGCGGTGATGGCCAAGCTGTTTGATCCGGTCAACGGCATCGGCGTCTCCTGGCTGCGCCAGCCCATGGGGGCCTCCGACTTCTCGTCTCGCGGCAACTACTCGTACGACGACATGCCGGCCGGGCAGCGGGATGACACGAACCTGTCCCGGTTCACCCTGGCCCATGATCAGCAGTACATCATCCCGCTGGTGAAACAGGCCCTGAGCCTGAATCCGAACCTCAAGGTGATGCTCTCGCCATGGAGCGCGCCGGGGTGGATGAAGGCCAATGACTCGATGAACGGCGGGACACTGAACACCAGCGCCTACGGCCAGTTCGCCCTGTACTTCGCCAAGACGGTGAAGGGCTACGAGGCGGCGGGCATCCCCATCTACGCGCTGACCATCCAGAACGAGCCGCTGCATCAGACCTCGGGCTACCCGACGATGTACATGACGGCCGCCGAGGCGAACAACTTCATCAAGTACAACCTGGGGCCGACGCTGGCCAACCAGGGCCTCAAGACGAAGGTGCTCGGGTATGACCACAACTGGGATCAGCCGGGCTACGTCCAGACGCTCTACGCGGACGCGTCCACCTACGGCTACCTCGCGGGCTCCGCCTGGCACTTCTACGGCGGCAACGTCGAGACGATGAGCGACATCCACTACCAGTACCCCGAGAAGGACGTCTACTTCACGGAGGGCTCCAGCGGGACGTGGCACACCAACCTCTTCGAAGCGAACATCACCAACGAGATCAACATCTTCCGCAACTGGGCGAAGACGTACACGGACTGGAACATCGCGCTCGACACGAACCGGGGCCCCACCAACGGCGGGTGTACGACGTGCTCGGGGCTGGTGACCATCAATCAGGCCACGGGCCAGGCCTCGTACACGTCCACGTATTACGCGATGGGACACATCAGCAAGTTCGTCGTCCCGGGGGCCAAGCGCATCGCGTCCTCGGGCTTCACGAAGGGGCTGTTCAACGTCGCGTTCAAGAACCCGGACGGCTCCAAGTCGCTCATCGTCTACAACCAGAACGGCGCGAGCACGCCGTTCGCGGTGAAGTGGGGCAACGCCTCGTTCACCTACACGCTGCCCGCCACGTCCATCGCCACGTTCAAGTGGGCGGGCACCCAGGCGGGTGACACGGCGATCCGCTCCGGGGACCGGCTCCTGGCCTCGTCGTACCACGAGGGGCGCGGCGTGCGGCTGGAGAGCACCACCGACGCGGGCGGGGGCCAGGCCATCGGGTTCACGTCCTCGGGCAGCTTCCTGCGGTTCGAGAACGTGGACCTGACGAACGTCACCTCCGTGAGCGCCCGCGTGGCGAACGGCGGCTCGAATGCGACGCTGGAACTGCGGACCGACAGCCCCACGGGCCCGCTGCTCGGCACCGTGGCCGCCAACGTCACGGGCGGCTGGCAGACGTGGGTGACGAATACCGCGTCCCTCACGGGGGCCTCGGGGGTGAAGGACCTCTACGTGGTGTTCCGGGGCAGCACCAACCTGAACTGGCTGCAGTTCGGCGGGGGCACCTCGCAGCCTCCCACGGGCAACCTGCTCACCAACCCGGGCTTCGAGGCGGGAACGCTGAGCGGCTGGTCGGACTGGCACCCCACGACGCAGGCCGCCGCCGCGCATCAGGTGGACTCCGACACGCCCCGCGCGAGCAGCTTCAAGCTGACGCACTACGCGGGCACCGCCTATCAGCAGACGACGCACCAGGCGGTCAGCGTGCCCAATGGCACGTACCGGGCCAGCGTGTGGGTGCGCTCGGGGGGCGGACAGACGAACCTGCGCCTGGAGGCGAGCAACCACGGTGGGGGCACGACGTTGTACAGCACGGACCTCAAGGGCACGGCGTCGCCCAGCACCTGGACGCAGCTGACCCTCAGCAACATCCCCGTGACGACGGGCACGGTGACGATTGGCATCCACTCGAACGCGGCCGCGGGCAACTGGGCGGCGTTCGATGATGTCGAGCTGACGCGGCAGTAG
- a CDS encoding jacalin-like lectin produces MKKTTSLLTLSVACAAFLSACGPEGELPQGAASESAEGGADNPVVPEGAQLGTGQFELSVTNSTSTLSAHGGWGGSWGSIGCMSGYVAVGITGRSGWHVDQLSLICAYMNTDGSLGYQYTTSSFGGSGGSAFWSQCPSGQAVVGFHGGAGQYVDRVGVHCASINSWRTSTAVQYSTVAAGGSGGGSFSEITPLSYVVTSLNLRGGLFLDQFQGVASLIAQ; encoded by the coding sequence ATGAAGAAGACGACGTCTCTGTTGACCCTGTCCGTTGCTTGCGCCGCCTTCCTGTCCGCCTGTGGTCCCGAGGGAGAACTGCCTCAGGGGGCGGCCTCGGAGAGCGCCGAGGGAGGGGCGGATAACCCGGTGGTTCCCGAGGGAGCGCAGCTGGGGACCGGGCAGTTCGAGCTCTCCGTGACGAACAGCACGAGCACCCTCAGCGCGCACGGTGGCTGGGGGGGAAGCTGGGGATCCATTGGTTGTATGTCTGGCTATGTCGCCGTCGGGATTACTGGCCGCAGCGGCTGGCACGTCGACCAGTTGTCGCTCATCTGCGCGTACATGAATACGGACGGGAGCCTGGGGTATCAGTACACGACCAGCAGCTTCGGGGGGTCGGGCGGTTCAGCCTTCTGGAGCCAGTGCCCGAGTGGCCAGGCCGTGGTGGGTTTCCACGGCGGCGCGGGCCAGTACGTGGACCGGGTGGGTGTCCACTGCGCCAGCATCAACAGCTGGCGCACCTCCACCGCGGTGCAGTACAGCACGGTGGCGGCGGGAGGCAGCGGGGGGGGCTCCTTCAGCGAGATTACCCCCCTCTCCTACGTGGTGACGTCGCTCAACCTGCGCGGCGGCCTGTTCCTCGATCAGTTCCAAGGCGTCGCTTCCCTCATCGCCCAGTAG
- a CDS encoding aldo/keto reductase, with amino-acid sequence MTATTSLPAAAAGTFRLGDTVIHRMGFGAMRITGQGIWGEPRDLEESRRVLRRAVELGIQLIDTADSYGPDVSERIIGETLHPYAKGLLIATKGGLTRSGPGAWHANCHPEHLTKALEGSLRRLRVERIDVYQLHTVDPQVPFEESVGTLARLREQGKIRHVALSNVSVEQLRQARKIVPIVSVQNRYNLTNRRSEDVLEECEKEGIGFLPWSPLSASALATAGSPLLQAAQRHHVTPGQLALAWLLHRSPVMLPIPGTSSVKHLEENTAAAAVKLTPEEVRALE; translated from the coding sequence ATGACTGCCACCACTTCGCTTCCTGCCGCCGCCGCCGGGACGTTCCGTCTCGGTGACACGGTCATCCACCGCATGGGCTTCGGGGCCATGCGCATCACCGGCCAGGGCATCTGGGGCGAGCCCCGGGACCTGGAGGAATCCCGGCGGGTGCTCCGCCGCGCGGTGGAGCTGGGCATCCAGCTCATCGACACGGCGGACTCCTACGGGCCCGACGTGTCCGAGCGCATCATCGGCGAGACGCTCCACCCGTACGCGAAGGGACTGCTCATCGCCACCAAGGGAGGGCTGACCCGGAGCGGGCCGGGCGCCTGGCACGCCAACTGCCATCCGGAGCACCTCACGAAGGCGCTGGAGGGGAGCCTGCGGCGGCTGCGCGTGGAGCGCATAGACGTGTACCAGCTGCACACGGTGGATCCGCAGGTGCCGTTCGAGGAGTCGGTGGGCACCCTGGCGCGGCTGCGCGAGCAGGGGAAGATCCGTCACGTGGCGCTCTCGAACGTCTCGGTGGAGCAGCTCCGGCAAGCGCGGAAGATCGTCCCCATCGTCTCGGTGCAGAACCGCTACAACCTGACGAACCGGCGCAGCGAGGACGTGCTGGAGGAGTGCGAGAAGGAGGGCATCGGCTTCCTGCCCTGGTCTCCGCTCTCCGCGAGCGCCCTGGCCACGGCGGGCAGCCCGCTGCTCCAGGCGGCGCAGCGGCACCACGTCACGCCAGGACAGCTCGCGCTCGCGTGGCTGCTGCACCGCTCGCCGGTGATGCTGCCCATCCCTGGCACGTCCTCCGTGAAGCACTTGGAGGAGAACACGGCGGCGGCGGCGGTGAAGCTGACACCCGAGGAAGTCCGCGCGCTGGAGTAG